In one Chitinophaga sancti genomic region, the following are encoded:
- a CDS encoding XRE family transcriptional regulator: protein MFILVPFLHFFSLVKKHYIAIIEKKIHHGKNIGRFRQMLGMKQDLLASIMDDDWTQMKISRLEGKEEIEDGILDEVARALKIPVDAIKNFYEEAAINIVANTFNDEAVAYVENYKCSFNPVDKVIELFERLLASEKEKTDLMKEILHKMK from the coding sequence ATGTTTATCTTAGTTCCGTTTTTGCATTTTTTTTCACTTGTCAAAAAGCACTATATTGCTATTATAGAAAAGAAAATTCATCACGGTAAGAATATTGGACGTTTCCGGCAAATGCTGGGGATGAAGCAGGATTTGCTAGCCTCAATAATGGATGATGACTGGACGCAGATGAAAATCTCTCGTTTAGAAGGGAAGGAAGAAATTGAGGATGGAATCTTGGACGAAGTGGCAAGAGCATTAAAGATACCGGTTGATGCGATCAAGAATTTTTATGAAGAAGCGGCGATAAACATCGTGGCGAATACATTTAATGATGAGGCGGTTGCTTATGTTGAGAATTACAAGTGCAGCTTTAATCCGGTTGATAAAGTAATTGAATTGTTTGAACGCCTACTTGCAAGTGAAAAGGAGAAAACAGACTTGATGAAAGAGATATTACATAAGATGAAGTAA
- a CDS encoding IS5 family transposase, translated as MRTKFTLLTDSHWKSIEKILTDKRKRKYSLRTIFNAILWICRTGSQWRNLSSDFPYWQIVYYYFNKWKKAGVLEQVMLKMVRKERIDQGRNYAPSVSAIDSQSIKKTGFVSIETGIDGGKHINGRKRHLAVDSLGLPIAISVSGANIHDSIGGFDLLWKIEKVSHRMKLIRTDKAYQGEFSDMVENYYKWKMEITQKPPTVRGFVPQKGRWQVERSFAWLNNFRRLSKDYERLPESSVAFIQVAFISILLK; from the coding sequence ATGAGAACGAAGTTCACATTATTGACCGATTCGCACTGGAAAAGTATAGAAAAAATATTAACGGACAAAAGAAAGCGTAAATATAGCCTTCGAACTATCTTCAATGCTATATTATGGATTTGCAGAACAGGTAGTCAATGGCGTAATCTAAGCAGTGATTTCCCTTACTGGCAGATAGTTTACTATTATTTCAATAAATGGAAAAAAGCAGGTGTGCTGGAACAGGTGATGTTAAAAATGGTTAGAAAAGAGCGGATAGATCAGGGGCGAAATTATGCACCATCTGTCAGTGCTATCGATAGCCAAAGTATAAAGAAAACTGGATTCGTAAGTATAGAAACCGGGATCGATGGCGGTAAGCATATCAATGGTCGAAAAAGGCATCTTGCTGTTGATAGCTTAGGATTACCAATTGCGATAAGTGTCAGCGGCGCAAATATTCATGACTCAATTGGCGGTTTTGATTTGCTGTGGAAAATTGAAAAGGTTAGTCATAGAATGAAACTGATTCGTACAGATAAAGCATACCAGGGAGAGTTTAGCGATATGGTTGAGAATTATTACAAATGGAAGATGGAAATAACTCAGAAACCGCCGACAGTAAGGGGTTTTGTGCCACAGAAAGGTAGATGGCAGGTTGAACGATCATTCGCTTGGCTCAATAACTTCAGAAGATTGTCGAAGGATTATGAAAGGCTACCTGAATCATCTGTGGCTTTCATCCAGGTAGCATTCATTAGTATACTTCTAAAATAA
- a CDS encoding HEPN domain-containing protein: MLNQEDRLNLALGLIRTAYNDYIAARVLLNRNYTLQGVILSSTAIEKYFKALIVFHSGKIKPAHFDKFDQIKKAVEEIGYNVLIEKMDPRFIEILTKVYPLRYYDNIKSPTSIGFFKNQFLGELDQAIFWFDKTLIPSDDKGTVLSPVIRDFRNKNPDLLENNWVAQNPVDKKRFMEINCEGFAIYIHPRNLFSEINVSSVKLTIPYDGTMHLINVN; this comes from the coding sequence ATGCTTAATCAGGAAGATCGGTTGAACTTAGCTTTGGGATTGATCCGCACCGCTTACAATGACTATATTGCCGCACGAGTGTTATTAAATAGGAATTATACATTACAGGGTGTTATACTTTCTAGTACGGCTATTGAAAAATATTTCAAGGCATTAATCGTATTCCATTCAGGTAAGATCAAACCTGCACATTTCGATAAGTTTGATCAAATCAAAAAAGCAGTTGAAGAAATTGGCTATAATGTGCTAATTGAAAAAATGGATCCTCGTTTTATAGAAATACTTACAAAAGTTTATCCTCTTAGATATTATGATAATATTAAATCGCCCACTTCGATTGGCTTTTTTAAGAATCAATTCTTAGGAGAGTTGGATCAGGCTATTTTCTGGTTCGATAAAACACTTATTCCTTCTGATGATAAAGGAACCGTACTTTCTCCCGTGATTCGTGACTTCCGTAACAAAAATCCTGATCTGCTTGAAAATAACTGGGTTGCTCAAAATCCTGTTGACAAAAAGCGATTTATGGAAATCAATTGTGAAGGCTTCGCTATATATATACATCCAAGAAATCTGTTTTCGGAAATCAATGTTTCGAGCGTGAAATTGACAATTCCCTACGATGGCACAATGCATCTTATTAACGTTAATTAA
- a CDS encoding heavy metal translocating P-type ATPase produces the protein MKHHLSDLIRITAAVVALALSLWGVLPYMIIPVAATLICGYPMFKEAFDAIRKRHMTMELSMSIAVLATLIVKQYTTGLVITLFVLAAELLEHLIVERGHDALSSLAALLPQTAKDVQPGDIVVVRPGAHIPVDGIVLKGTSFVNQAAITGESMPVEKGPNSEVLAGTINQDGVLEVIATSIGEDTIFGRIIGVMESVQSNQSPIEKTADKLAAKLVYFALGGALITYIVTRDMNATISALVVAGACGVAAGTPLAILAGIGRAAREGVVIKGGVYLEQLAQADTVLLDKTGTLTLNKAIVTDVSSFNGIDSRELLQLLSTGEQHSDHPLANAIMEAARRENIEPGVYENYNYLPGKGLQFSQQKKDYMIGNTGLFAENKIDLGTAELWLETARQNGETTVLIGSDQHVLGGVRIVDVIRTEAREAISDLHDHHLQTILLSGDNTASVNVIGRELRVDEAVGNLLPTDKLTYIQKLKAAGKKVIMVGDGINDAPALMEANVGIAMGTASNIAFESANMVLTNNDLRKVGVAIGIAKRCMKVIQFNFRGTIIVDAIGIVLAFLGYLTPMTAAMIHVISELIFILNSARLFRKP, from the coding sequence ATGAAACATCATTTATCTGACCTTATCCGGATAACCGCTGCCGTTGTGGCGCTGGCGCTATCCCTGTGGGGCGTATTGCCTTACATGATTATCCCTGTTGCCGCTACCCTGATCTGCGGCTATCCTATGTTCAAAGAAGCTTTTGACGCGATCAGGAAACGCCACATGACCATGGAATTGTCAATGTCAATTGCAGTCCTGGCCACCCTGATCGTAAAACAGTATACCACTGGCCTTGTCATTACCTTATTCGTGCTGGCGGCCGAACTACTGGAACACCTGATCGTAGAACGTGGACACGATGCCCTGAGTAGCCTGGCTGCCCTGCTGCCACAAACAGCAAAAGATGTGCAACCCGGTGATATCGTGGTTGTTCGCCCGGGTGCACATATCCCCGTAGATGGTATTGTACTCAAAGGCACCAGTTTTGTAAACCAGGCTGCCATCACCGGGGAATCAATGCCGGTAGAGAAAGGACCGAACAGCGAAGTGCTGGCAGGTACCATTAACCAGGATGGGGTCCTGGAAGTCATTGCTACAAGTATCGGGGAAGACACCATTTTTGGCCGCATTATCGGCGTGATGGAATCCGTGCAATCAAACCAGTCACCCATTGAGAAAACTGCCGATAAACTGGCTGCAAAGCTTGTTTATTTCGCGCTCGGTGGTGCGCTGATCACTTATATTGTGACACGCGATATGAATGCCACGATTTCTGCCCTCGTCGTAGCTGGTGCCTGTGGCGTTGCTGCCGGTACACCACTCGCCATCCTGGCAGGCATAGGCCGTGCTGCCCGCGAAGGCGTCGTGATCAAAGGCGGCGTTTACCTGGAACAACTGGCGCAGGCAGATACCGTACTCCTGGATAAGACAGGTACCCTCACCCTCAATAAAGCCATCGTAACAGATGTAAGCAGTTTTAACGGCATTGACAGCCGCGAACTCTTGCAACTCCTGTCTACCGGAGAGCAGCATTCCGATCACCCATTGGCGAACGCTATCATGGAGGCGGCCAGAAGGGAAAACATCGAACCAGGTGTATACGAAAACTATAATTACCTGCCCGGCAAAGGCTTGCAGTTCTCCCAACAGAAGAAAGACTATATGATCGGTAATACAGGCTTGTTCGCAGAAAATAAGATTGATCTCGGTACTGCGGAATTATGGCTTGAAACAGCCCGTCAGAATGGCGAAACAACCGTGTTGATCGGCAGTGATCAGCATGTGCTGGGCGGCGTTCGGATTGTAGACGTTATCCGCACCGAAGCCAGGGAAGCCATTTCAGACCTGCACGATCATCATCTGCAAACCATCCTTTTATCCGGCGACAATACCGCCAGCGTAAATGTAATTGGTAGGGAATTACGTGTAGACGAAGCAGTGGGTAACCTGCTGCCGACAGACAAACTCACCTATATCCAAAAACTGAAAGCTGCCGGTAAAAAAGTAATCATGGTGGGAGATGGGATCAACGATGCACCTGCCTTGATGGAGGCAAATGTGGGTATTGCCATGGGCACCGCTTCCAATATCGCCTTCGAAAGCGCGAATATGGTACTGACGAATAATGACCTGCGCAAGGTTGGTGTAGCCATCGGGATTGCAAAGAGATGCATGAAGGTGATTCAATTCAATTTCCGGGGCACCATCATCGTAGATGCGATTGGTATCGTACTGGCATTCCTTGGGTATTTAACTCCGATGACCGCAGCTATGATTCACGTTATTTCAGAACTTATTTTCATCTTAAATTCAGCCAGGTTATTCAGGAAGCCATAA
- a CDS encoding DUF1349 domain-containing protein codes for MKKILWTVVSLISMQTVSAQTLEKMQWFNEPAKWEIKDKTLTMFVTPQTDYWRISHYGFTVDDAPFYYGNYGGEFEVKVKLTGNYKARFDQMGLMIRTDQENYIKTGVEFVDGKFNVSTVVTHKVSDWSVTTLEKVPPFIWIKAVRKLDAVEIFYSLDDVNYVMTRNCPLQDNHPVMVGMMAASPDGQGFEAKFDNFTVKHLPDERRLQWLKSH; via the coding sequence ATGAAAAAGATTCTCTGGACAGTCGTCTCACTCATCAGCATGCAAACAGTATCCGCCCAAACACTGGAGAAAATGCAGTGGTTCAACGAACCCGCCAAATGGGAGATTAAAGATAAGACGCTAACGATGTTCGTAACACCGCAAACAGATTACTGGCGCATTTCACACTATGGCTTTACCGTAGACGATGCCCCCTTTTACTATGGCAATTATGGCGGAGAATTCGAAGTAAAGGTCAAACTGACCGGTAATTACAAAGCCCGCTTTGACCAGATGGGCCTCATGATCAGAACCGACCAGGAAAACTATATTAAAACTGGCGTGGAGTTCGTAGACGGCAAGTTCAATGTAAGCACGGTAGTAACCCACAAGGTGAGCGACTGGAGCGTGACCACACTGGAAAAGGTGCCCCCGTTTATCTGGATCAAAGCCGTGAGAAAACTGGATGCAGTAGAGATTTTCTACTCCCTTGATGACGTGAATTATGTAATGACACGCAATTGCCCTTTGCAGGACAATCACCCGGTAATGGTGGGCATGATGGCAGCATCTCCTGATGGGCAGGGCTTCGAAGCAAAGTTCGACAACTTCACAGTAAAACACCTGCCTGACGAGCGCCGCCTGCAGTGGTTAAAAAGTCATTAA
- a CDS encoding helix-turn-helix transcriptional regulator, producing MIKSDFALAIIEYSADHTPMHRHDCFEIIYILEGRGIHLINDNQFPYGRGDLFLLTPADKHAFLAHSKSSFVIIDFTAALFGRNSPIGHDKPELSDYFRQLEYIFQHAGHFKGFIGLDEEDRKFSGSLVQRMVIEWEQNGTFREVVLQNLVFLLLNIIARYAQQPVISEIPTQVESAGYEMTQFIQHNIYDHQKISLNGIAEHFNLSKDYIGAYFNKKTGKTIRQFILDYKLELAKSRLRYSRMSISQIAEELGFTDESHLNKLFKRQEGLTAGQFRKTGFSLKIPS from the coding sequence ATGATAAAAAGTGATTTCGCCCTTGCAATCATAGAATACTCTGCAGATCACACGCCTATGCACCGCCATGACTGTTTTGAGATCATCTATATCCTGGAAGGCCGGGGTATTCATTTAATCAATGATAACCAGTTCCCGTATGGCAGGGGTGACCTGTTCCTGCTCACCCCTGCTGATAAACATGCCTTCCTTGCACACAGCAAATCCTCCTTCGTAATTATTGATTTTACAGCCGCATTGTTTGGGCGCAATTCCCCTATCGGCCATGATAAACCAGAACTCAGTGATTACTTCCGCCAGCTGGAATATATCTTCCAGCACGCCGGGCATTTTAAAGGATTCATCGGTTTAGACGAAGAAGACAGGAAGTTTTCCGGCTCACTCGTTCAAAGAATGGTGATAGAATGGGAACAAAATGGTACTTTTAGAGAAGTCGTGCTCCAAAATCTTGTTTTTTTACTGCTAAATATCATTGCCCGCTATGCCCAACAGCCCGTGATCAGTGAAATACCCACACAGGTGGAGTCTGCCGGCTATGAAATGACCCAGTTTATACAGCATAATATCTATGATCATCAGAAGATCAGCCTGAATGGGATTGCGGAACATTTCAATTTATCTAAAGACTATATCGGGGCTTATTTTAATAAAAAGACAGGAAAGACCATCCGGCAGTTTATCCTGGATTATAAACTGGAACTGGCAAAGAGTCGCCTCAGGTACAGCAGGATGTCTATCTCACAAATAGCGGAAGAATTAGGGTTTACGGATGAAAGTCATTTAAATAAATTGTTTAAAAGACAGGAAGGCCTGACAGCCGGCCAGTTCAGGAAGACAGGCTTTAGTTTAAAAATTCCATCATAG
- a CDS encoding IS630 family transposase (programmed frameshift), whose protein sequence is MIRYTVKLTKSEVEELHSIINKGSHTSQTFRMAYILLNCDEGKYSEKVTNEQISKVLKVGMRTIDRVKKKFIEEGFEGVLERRPSNRIYESKVDGDIEAKLVTLCCSEPPKGFARWSLRLLADKMVELKYVEKISHVTVRKGLKKNELKPWKSKGWVIPPHCNSEFVAKMENVLDVYKRPYNADYPVICMDESPKQLVDEVRQSVAMKPGQERRVDYEYVRHGMVNIFIANEPLKGKRFVEVTAFKARKDWAMFIKEIADKKYPKAKKITLVMDNLKTHTGAAFYETFEPKEAKRLCDRFEFIYTPKHGSWLNMAEIELHVLNGQCLNRHISTIEKVKEEVTEWQTNRNNKNSQINWQFTNKEARVKLKRLYPSINN, encoded by the exons ATGATACGCTATACCGTTAAATTAACAAAGAGTGAAGTTGAAGAATTACACAGCATAATAAATAAAGGTTCACATACTTCTCAAACCTTTCGTATGGCTTATATTCTATTAAATTGTGATGAGGGGAAGTACTCGGAAAAAGTGACCAACGAGCAAATAAGTAAAGTCTTGAAAGTTGGGATGCGCACAATAGATCGGGTTAAGAAGAAATTTATTGAAGAAGGCTTTGAAGGGGTATTAGAAAGACGGCCTTCAAATCGTATTTACGAGTCTAAAGTGGATGGAGATATAGAAGCGAAGTTAGTCACATTATGCTGTAGTGAGCCACCTAAGGGATTTGCTAGATGGTCATTACGGCTCCTGGCAGACAAGATGGTTGAATTAAAGTATGTCGAAAAGATCTCTCATGTAACAGTAAGAAAGG GTCTTAAAAAAAATGAACTTAAGCCCTGGAAATCAAAAGGGTGGGTAATCCCACCGCATTGTAATAGCGAATTTGTGGCAAAGATGGAGAACGTGTTAGATGTATATAAAAGGCCTTATAATGCTGATTATCCTGTTATTTGCATGGATGAGTCGCCAAAACAGTTAGTCGATGAAGTGAGACAATCAGTTGCCATGAAGCCTGGTCAGGAAAGAAGAGTAGATTACGAGTACGTTAGACATGGCATGGTAAATATATTTATAGCAAATGAACCATTGAAAGGGAAGCGTTTTGTGGAGGTAACAGCATTCAAAGCCAGAAAGGATTGGGCAATGTTTATTAAAGAAATCGCAGATAAGAAATATCCCAAAGCGAAAAAGATAACCCTGGTGATGGATAATTTAAAAACGCACACGGGTGCTGCATTTTATGAGACCTTTGAACCCAAAGAAGCAAAAAGGCTGTGTGACAGATTTGAATTCATCTATACCCCAAAACATGGAAGCTGGTTAAATATGGCCGAAATAGAATTGCACGTATTGAATGGACAATGCCTGAACAGGCATATATCTACAATCGAGAAGGTAAAAGAAGAGGTCACTGAATGGCAAACTAATCGAAACAATAAGAACAGCCAAATAAACTGGCAATTCACAAACAAAGAAGCAAGAGTGAAGTTAAAAAGATTGTATCCGTCAATTAATAATTAA
- a CDS encoding FecR domain-containing protein yields MAGLSLTVKPFFIPLSKPQVICLSFVLLVITILVSIPLSTIFLKNEDITIRNQLFSRFPYQSKHTRFTSDIFAKYPTYYFKNETLGVVMSHISMRYQTTHVFHSLSISQYRITGYLPQDISLEEALTIIRKLVGLNICRNTDGAIIVS; encoded by the coding sequence ATGGCAGGCTTATCATTAACTGTTAAACCATTTTTTATACCCCTTTCCAAACCACAGGTTATTTGTCTGTCTTTTGTACTGTTGGTAATTACGATCCTAGTTTCAATTCCGCTTTCAACTATATTCCTAAAAAACGAGGATATAACTATCCGAAATCAACTTTTTTCCCGCTTCCCCTATCAGTCTAAACATACTCGTTTCACTTCTGATATATTTGCAAAATACCCAACATATTATTTTAAGAATGAGACATTGGGAGTGGTTATGAGTCATATAAGTATGAGATACCAAACTACTCATGTTTTTCATAGTCTATCTATTAGTCAATACAGAATAACTGGATATCTTCCCCAAGATATTTCATTAGAGGAAGCGCTGACGATAATACGGAAATTAGTTGGCCTCAATATATGTCGAAATACTGATGGAGCTATAATTGTATCATAG
- a CDS encoding 6TM ABC transporter family protein, which produces MTTTEIVTLSGIGLTFFVGVFNLIITFRNVRKTAFINSVTSSRIKYIQELRASISKFCGLAHSYANKIYKLEYKEVWELHKEADNLRFLIRLYLNPEDEYWDNKIINLIDEILLKSDKDPTEPINELIKITQYLLKLEWEGAKRESEIGIISDIEKKELYNKYVERHKKAALKNENR; this is translated from the coding sequence ATGACAACAACTGAAATTGTCACATTATCAGGTATCGGACTAACTTTCTTTGTTGGAGTTTTTAACCTCATAATTACCTTCAGAAATGTCCGAAAGACCGCCTTTATTAATTCAGTGACATCGTCAAGAATTAAGTATATTCAAGAATTACGTGCAAGCATTTCTAAATTTTGTGGACTTGCCCATAGCTATGCTAATAAAATTTACAAGTTAGAATATAAAGAGGTTTGGGAGTTACATAAAGAGGCGGATAATTTAAGATTTCTTATTCGCCTTTACTTAAATCCAGAAGACGAATATTGGGACAATAAAATCATTAACCTCATTGACGAAATCTTGTTGAAATCTGACAAAGACCCAACGGAGCCTATTAACGAACTTATTAAAATTACTCAATATTTATTAAAATTGGAATGGGAAGGCGCCAAAAGAGAAAGTGAAATTGGAATAATTTCAGATATTGAGAAGAAGGAACTTTATAACAAGTATGTAGAACGACATAAAAAAGCCGCCTTAAAAAATGAAAATAGATAG
- a CDS encoding C40 family peptidase: protein MIKNKYIYSIGVQRIISVHPAIILMLNTLLLSCILSCSDAPKERGIDSTFIVAPVDTSTLPTRMLRFAKTLKGTPYKYGSTNPRVGFDCSGFITYVFNHFKIEVPRSSAGFTNEGKPVSLAEAQPGDLILFTGTDSTIRTVGHMGIITKVGDSVVFIHSTSGKAFGVTETTLDHYYMGRFVKVIRYL, encoded by the coding sequence ATGATAAAAAATAAGTATATTTACAGTATTGGTGTACAGAGGATCATCTCTGTACACCCTGCTATCATACTTATGTTGAATACCCTATTACTATCCTGCATTTTATCTTGTAGCGATGCACCCAAAGAACGGGGCATTGATTCTACGTTTATAGTCGCTCCTGTAGATACCAGTACCCTGCCGACCAGGATGCTTCGTTTTGCCAAAACCCTGAAGGGAACTCCGTATAAATACGGCTCTACCAATCCCCGGGTAGGGTTTGATTGCTCCGGCTTTATCACGTATGTGTTCAATCACTTCAAAATTGAGGTACCCAGGAGTAGTGCGGGTTTTACCAACGAGGGCAAACCTGTATCACTGGCGGAAGCGCAACCCGGAGACCTGATCCTGTTTACCGGCACCGACAGCACGATCCGTACTGTAGGGCATATGGGTATTATTACAAAGGTAGGCGACAGTGTTGTGTTCATTCATTCTACTTCGGGCAAGGCCTTTGGTGTCACGGAGACAACACTCGATCATTACTATATGGGCAGGTTTGTGAAGGTGATCCGGTACCTTTAA
- a CDS encoding response regulator transcription factor, translating into MQGAMVNNNQNILNDTLLTQSFSPQDSPLAQCQLVARVYAGIENAVAVLSDLKANRSYIYAGAAGAALGLEISSEIDSIWEEGLFSRIRPDDLEAKHAMELQFFHMLKELPNAGRYDYYVNSILHMRNVQEEYVAIQHRMFYIRSADNGSIWMALCLYNFPPQQVEGDAYFGRIVNSRTGQVFLPDQQQVNAILSEREKEVLRMIKAGSSSKEIAARFSISVYTVNRHRQNILQKLHVNNSMAACRIADAIHLL; encoded by the coding sequence ATGCAAGGTGCAATGGTTAATAATAACCAAAATATACTGAATGATACGCTGCTGACCCAGTCTTTTTCGCCGCAGGATTCGCCGTTGGCCCAGTGCCAGCTGGTGGCCAGGGTCTATGCCGGGATTGAGAATGCGGTGGCGGTGCTGAGTGACCTGAAGGCGAACAGGAGTTATATCTATGCCGGGGCTGCGGGGGCTGCGCTGGGGCTGGAGATCTCATCAGAAATCGATTCCATCTGGGAAGAAGGCCTGTTCAGCAGGATACGGCCGGACGACCTGGAGGCAAAGCATGCCATGGAACTACAGTTCTTTCACATGCTGAAAGAACTACCGAACGCCGGGCGATACGATTACTATGTAAACAGCATTCTGCATATGCGGAATGTGCAGGAGGAATATGTGGCCATACAGCACCGGATGTTTTATATCAGGAGTGCGGATAATGGGAGTATATGGATGGCCTTGTGTTTATATAATTTCCCGCCACAACAGGTGGAGGGCGATGCCTATTTTGGCAGGATTGTGAATTCCAGGACGGGGCAGGTCTTTTTGCCCGATCAGCAACAGGTAAATGCGATCTTATCTGAACGGGAAAAAGAAGTACTACGTATGATCAAAGCTGGTAGTAGCAGTAAGGAGATTGCAGCCCGGTTTTCTATCAGTGTATATACGGTAAACAGGCACCGGCAGAACATCCTGCAAAAACTGCATGTGAACAACAGCATGGCCGCGTGCAGGATTGCAGACGCGATCCATCTATTGTGA
- a CDS encoding S41 family peptidase: protein MKNVLILLLFLSQGISAQLLKKDSLQTYNKTLTPGEMKADLQTFLSIRKGANSGLYRYRTTQQIDSIYKWAFKEVKKPMTTLEFFHLILQLTDFEGSCHNYTEPGEELVAYLNRQQAFFPYALKYIEGKMIFNTVGAAIPVGSEILRINDVPAQQLMQSFYKYCTTDGFNITQKQSNSVDRSYGIRYLYEYGVSDSFKIAYQAPGTTLTQMITVPAITNDQRNDMFNKRFSAPVDSITDWRVQASYSFKMLNPNTGLFNFRIFNMADDDKDPRFPGYVKYIDSVFQLLANNNVPNLIIDLRGNPGGSDPNFEQPVMYLTDSNFKENAVAYSIIGKDIPYEQCFWGISTSHKMDSVEKVEGKKFLLDYFPALINGKNMQHPKYNPVYHPKSPGYKGKLYMLVDENVASAGSHMASLVKSYARNVTVVGVETTGGYYYHNGHMAMVYELPHSKIKSKFSIVHVEQDALVKPDQPEGRGIIPDYTVWPTFADFLQNRDTQMEFVLKLINK from the coding sequence ATGAAAAACGTACTCATCCTGCTCCTGTTCCTCTCGCAGGGCATAAGCGCGCAACTATTAAAGAAAGATAGCCTCCAGACCTACAATAAGACCCTTACACCCGGGGAAATGAAAGCTGACCTGCAAACCTTCCTTAGCATCCGTAAAGGGGCTAATTCTGGCCTTTATCGCTATCGCACAACTCAGCAGATTGACAGCATCTACAAATGGGCTTTTAAAGAGGTAAAAAAGCCAATGACCACCCTGGAATTCTTCCACCTTATTCTGCAACTCACGGATTTTGAAGGGAGCTGTCATAACTACACCGAACCAGGTGAAGAACTGGTAGCATACCTGAACCGCCAGCAGGCATTTTTCCCTTATGCACTGAAGTACATAGAAGGGAAAATGATCTTTAATACAGTTGGCGCCGCTATTCCCGTTGGTTCCGAAATACTGCGTATCAATGATGTACCTGCGCAACAACTGATGCAATCTTTCTACAAATATTGTACAACAGATGGCTTTAACATTACCCAGAAACAATCCAATAGCGTAGACAGAAGTTATGGCATCCGGTACCTGTATGAATATGGGGTCAGTGACAGTTTTAAAATCGCATACCAGGCTCCGGGTACCACGCTTACCCAAATGATCACCGTTCCTGCCATTACCAACGATCAGCGCAACGACATGTTCAACAAACGTTTCAGTGCACCCGTGGATAGCATCACCGACTGGCGGGTACAAGCCTCCTATAGTTTTAAAATGCTGAACCCCAATACCGGCTTATTCAATTTCCGCATTTTTAATATGGCTGATGATGATAAGGATCCCCGCTTTCCCGGGTATGTAAAGTATATAGACAGCGTTTTCCAGTTACTGGCGAACAACAATGTGCCCAATCTCATCATCGATCTGCGTGGAAACCCCGGTGGTAGCGATCCTAACTTCGAACAACCCGTGATGTATCTCACAGATTCCAACTTTAAGGAAAATGCAGTAGCTTACAGCATTATTGGAAAGGATATTCCATATGAACAATGCTTTTGGGGCATCTCCACATCTCACAAAATGGACTCCGTGGAAAAAGTAGAAGGGAAAAAGTTCCTGCTTGATTATTTCCCTGCACTGATCAACGGAAAGAATATGCAACATCCAAAATACAACCCGGTATACCATCCAAAGAGCCCGGGCTATAAAGGCAAACTGTATATGCTGGTGGATGAAAATGTGGCTTCAGCAGGCTCTCACATGGCATCATTGGTAAAGTCGTATGCCAGGAATGTAACAGTTGTAGGGGTGGAAACGACCGGTGGTTATTATTACCACAATGGTCACATGGCCATGGTATATGAATTGCCGCATTCAAAGATCAAGTCAAAGTTCTCAATTGTTCATGTGGAACAGGATGCCCTTGTGAAGCCAGACCAGCCAGAGGGCAGAGGGATCATTCCTGATTATACAGTGTGGCCCACGTTTGCAGACTTCCTGCAGAACAGGGATACCCAGATGGAATTTGTTTTAAAATTAATCAATAAATGA